Proteins from a single region of Oreochromis niloticus isolate F11D_XX linkage group LG7, O_niloticus_UMD_NMBU, whole genome shotgun sequence:
- the mvb12ba gene encoding multivesicular body subunit 12Ba: MPEVRDLSEALPEMPMDPITGVGVVASRNRAPTGYDVISTTTDGLDADLWKDGLFKSKVTRYLCFTRVFSKENSHLGNVLVDMKLIDIKDTLPVGFIPIQETVDTQEQAFRKRRLCIKFIPRDSTEAAICDIRILGRSKQAPPQYTFIGELNNMGIWYRMGNVPRAQDSTHTQTINNTQNVNSSSSGSAPPAPMPKHISMTLPASFRGKNTTRPDYEHQNSNLYAITAMDGVPFMISEKFACASSDLQQVDLMGITIKSLAEIEKEYDYSFRTEHSAAARLPPSPTRTSLSSEA; the protein is encoded by the exons ATGCCTGAGGTTCGGGACCTTTCTGAAGCTTTGCCAGAGATGCCAATGGACCCAATCACTGGAGTCGGAGTAGTAGCTTCTAGGAATAGAGCACCAACTGGATATGATGTG ATTTCAACAACAACAGATGGCCTGGATGCTGACCTGTGGAAAGATGGGCTTTTCAAATCCAAGGTGACCCGATACCTTTGCTTCACCAGAGTTTTCTCTAAAGAAAAT AGCCATTTAGGTAATGTTCTTGTGGACATGAAGCTGATTGATATAAAGGACACTTTGCCTGTGGGTTTCATCCCAATCCAGGAAACTGTTGATACTC AGGAGCAGGCCTTCAGGAAGAGGCGACTCTGCATCAAATTTATTCCACGGGACTCCACAGAGGCAGCCATCTGTGATATCCGCATCCTGGGACGCTCCAAGCAGGCACCTCCTCAGTATACCTTTATAGG AGAGCTCAACAACATGGGAATCTGGTATCGCATGGGAAATGTGCCTCGGGCCCAggactccacacacacacaaaccatcaACAACACCCAGAATGTGAATTCCTCCAGCTCAGGATCAGCCCCACCAGCTCCCATGCCTAA GCATATTTCCATGACCCTCCCTGCCAGCTTCAGAGGAAAAAATACTACCAGACCAGACTATGAGCACCAGAACTCCAACCTGTATGCTATTACAG CAATGGACGGGGTGCCTTTTATGATCTCTGAGAAGTTTGCCTGTGCCTCATCTGAT CTGCAGCAGGTGGATCTGATGGGTATTACAATTAAATCACTGGCTGAGATTGAAAAGGAG TATGATTACAGTTTCCGCACAGAGCATAGTGCAGCGGCTCGCCTCCCCCCAAGCCCAACACGGACCTCTCTGAGTTCTGAGGCCTAA